The window CCTAACTCAGCTTCCGTCATTTTCCATTCTTTTGGTAAATCCCAGAATTCTTTAAACTCCGCAGCAAAGGTTTCGCTTAAGGCAAAACTGCTTGCATACATATGTCGTACTTGGACTGCTGCTTCTTTGTTAATAATCGTTTGGCGCTCTTGTTTCATCCACTCAGAAACTGGAACACCACGTTTCAACCGTGCTCTTTTAATTTGATTACGGCGTTCCTCAGTCGCTTTTTCATCAACGATAAAATTACCCTTTTGTGACTCGTTGATCACCGCTCCATATACCTTCTCAGCAAAACGCGGAAGAAGATGGCCGTCATTCAAATCTTCTTCGATGCTTTTTGGGCTACGCTCAAGTGGATCCCCGAATCCTGGACCCCCACGAAGGTAGTTCAAATACAGATCATAGTTTTCAAATATCGTTTCGGTTGTAATCGATTGTTTATCACGAATAATCTCTGTAGCATCAACTAATTGCTCATATTCCGGATTATCAGGATCAGTGTCTCCACCAGTCGGGATTGGTAGTTTCTTGTCAATACGATCCTTCAAATTTGTTCCATGTGCTTCAAAGCGATAGCCTGATGCGGCTGGATAACCACCCATTAGTCCACAGTCACTCGACATGTAGCCGTTGCCCATAAAGAACATCGTCCAATCCTTCGCACCGTAAACCATTCGTAATGTTTCGTATCCACTTCCACCACGATATTTTCCGTAACCAGCCGTGTTTGGTTTAATGCTACGTCCTAGATATAAGAGGGGCTCCGCCAGCTCCCAAATTTCCATATCACCCATATCACCTTCTGGGTTCCAGATCGCAGCTGCATGGCTAATACCGTCTCGAACCGCACTTGCTCCAATTCCTTCAGCTGCTGATTCAAAACTATTCACGGCGTGATTTTCGCCGAACTGGTTCACACCGCCCCCTTGGAGCCAGTTAGAGGTGTTGGCATTACCTGCGTTTACCTCCTCGAGATAACCACGTGCGAAATAGTTTCGGCTAAGTGCCCGCCATAACGGGCTCCATGCCGAGACCAGGAAATGCCATGCATAGCTATGTGCTGTCCTAATATCGTCTGGGTTCAGCCAAGAGCCATATGGGAGATCAAAATGGCTCGCGTAGAGTGCCCCGTCATTTACCCGGTCATTTGGGATTAA of the Bacillus sp. 1NLA3E genome contains:
- a CDS encoding hydantoinase B/oxoprolinase family protein, giving the protein MNRTEKGLQSQKNIGWDGKTLQQMRTEVDEVSRETGHYAGLRTLPLKETDPIRYEKIFSKLRGGVVHARETAKKVAASPIVEQEGELCFTLYTPEADSVVTSTGIIIHVGTMGSAIKYMIKNDYESNPGIEDGDIFCNNDCQIGNVHPCDVHTIVPIFHNEEVIGWVGGVTHVIDVGATAPGSMTVGPVSRYDDGYQVACRKIGKSDTLLKDWVIESQRSVRTTKYWLLDERTRIAGCHMIRDLVLNIVKEEGIDTYKHFIREVIEDGRRGFVNQVKSMLIPGKYRQVSFVDVPYKDLDVPPYARVNTIMHAPTEMTVHKDGKFQINFEGVNRWGWHSYNATPVAITSGIWVMMSQTLIPNDRVNDGALYASHFDLPYGSWLNPDDIRTAHSYAWHFLVSAWSPLWRALSRNYFARGYLEEVNAGNANTSNWLQGGGVNQFGENHAVNSFESAAEGIGASAVRDGISHAAAIWNPEGDMGDMEIWELAEPLLYLGRSIKPNTAGYGKYRGGSGYETLRMVYGAKDWTMFFMGNGYMSSDCGLMGGYPAASGYRFEAHGTNLKDRIDKKLPIPTGGDTDPDNPEYEQLVDATEIIRDKQSITTETIFENYDLYLNYLRGGPGFGDPLERSPKSIEEDLNDGHLLPRFAEKVYGAVINESQKGNFIVDEKATEERRNQIKRARLKRGVPVSEWMKQERQTIINKEAAVQVRHMYASSFALSETFAAEFKEFWDLPKEWKMTEAELGVPIFGAKINHNQ